The Hordeum vulgare subsp. vulgare chromosome 4H, MorexV3_pseudomolecules_assembly, whole genome shotgun sequence genomic interval TGGATTAGTGAATCCTCTCTCAGAACCTCACACACATAACCCCCACAAGGTGTTTAGATTCCTGTTCCCAGATATTCTGTTATCATGGTTTGACCTTCCTCAACTTTCTAGCAACTACAATGCACTTCTGTGTCTGGCCTGTTTTGTTGTGACCTTAAGAATTTGAGGCTGTGAAAGTTGTAACAGTTTTTCCAGCAGCCATGAAATACCTGGATTTTGCCAAAAATCCATATTCTCACCTTGTTAGTTCGTGAACCACTTGTGTTGAATGTCAGAATATTGTCATGCAAATGCAAATTGGTgtttgcctctttcagagatttcttTTGCACTAACTAATATACGGTGATTCTCTTGCGCTATTCTATTCATTTGGAGGGATCCTTGTACATTGTAGGTTAAGCCATGAATGGCAAGCATATATTTCTCGAACTAATTCCCTGCGAAAGACattcatatctgtcaagggcataTACTACCAGGTAGGTTTTGTGCAGCTGTGTCTATCCACGTATCTTTGCGCACATTTAGTTATTTATAGTCGATGTTTATAATTTTACTACGTTTTGAAGGCTGAAGTTCAAGGGCAAAAGATCACTTGGCTTACTCCACATGCTCTCCAGCAAGTTTTAACTGATGACGTCGACTTCAATGTGATGCTTACCTTTTTGGAATTCTATGAGGTAGGCGAGATTGTGGATACTCTTCAGTTATCGTGCATTCCTGCTTACTCAGCAGTATCACATCCATCTAAATAAGTTAAGCGGATATACATAACTGCAAGCTTTACGAAATCCTGTGCTGCCTGCAGACTCTTCTAGGATTTGTGAACTTCAAGCTTTACCATTCAATAAATGTGAACTATCCGCCTATTCTGGATTCTCGTCTAGAAGCTTTGTCTGCTGGTAAGTACTGGTACTTGTTATAGTCATGCTAGCTAGCATGTTTGTTTCCTTTGTGTGCTCGTGCTCATACTAGTTACCATGTTTTGtgttaggattcttttttctacatttCTCTTGAATCTTCTTTGTTTGACATTCTCACTGATGTTCGTACCAGAGCTCTATGCGCTGTCCCGTTATATGTCTTCTGGAAGACTGCCTGGAAATCCAGAGTCTAATGGGTTTATTGAAGACAAAGAGACTGAAAATGATAAAGAGAGCTCCAAGACTGACGAGTCTGAGCTCAGATTGGCACAGCTTCAACATCAGCTACCTGCTAATGAACCTGGTGCGTTAATGCATCTTGTAGAAGAATCAACTGCTGATGATACAGAGGAGGAAAGCGTTAAAGAGTGCAGGACTTTATTCAAAGATCTGAAGTTCTACTTAAGTCGTGAGGTATTAAAGTGAATTTATTATTACTGCAAAGCTATTGTTTTTGAACTAATTTCCTTGGCTTCAATATCTTATATCCTTTTATTATCTTCCTCTTCATTGTCAGGTTCCTAGGGAGTCCCTCTTGTTTATAATTCCGGCATTTGGAGGAACTGTTTCctgggaaggagaaggagctccatttGATGAAACAGATCAAGATATCACCCATCAGGTAGATTTTGCTTGCCCATGAGCTTTTACCAGGGGTATCAAGATTGGTCAAGATTTCCTGTACACAAGATACCATCCCACTTCATTCCAGTGCACACATGCCCTCTCATTGTATTTATCTGCTGACTATTAAGTATCGTCATGTTGTTTTGCAGATTGTTGACAGGCCAACCCAGAGCCATGTTTTCCTCTCCAGGCAGTATGTTCAACCACAATGGATTTTTGATTGTGTAAACATTCTCAGAGTAATTCCCACAGATGACTATATTGTTGGAAGGTATGTCTCCCAGGTTATGTATCATATGTATATGCTGATACACATGACATCACTTAAATATGCACATTCCTGTTCCTGAAGTTATGAATCAGGACTGTGTGTTATGTGCTTAAAGTCCCTCTCTAAACTAACTCAACTAATTGATGGTTTTGTGTGTAGCATCATTAAAATTGTGATGTGTGTAATGTAATATTGACACCGTTGTACTTGTTAGCTTAGCTGAATGCTTGTTCCACATTAAATTCATCAAATTGTGTTTAAacactactccctctgtaccagaATATATGTCGCTGGAGTAGCTAAAGTTTAGCTACTCCAGCGACATATATtttggtacagagggagtatttaacAATGAGGATATTGTCTGCcttccttattttttttctttacgCTTATAGTTGAACTGATAGCTTTTGTCTACTGCCTATTAAGTATGCTACTCAAAATATGTTTTCAAGTAGCTGAACTCATGCAGCTGTGATGATGTTGATTTTTCTAATCTTAGGGTGCCTCCACCACATTTATCTCCTTTTGTGGACAACGATCAAGAGGGTCATATGCCTGACTATGCCGTGACCTTGGAGAGATATAAATCTGCCGGTCAAAACCAAGTTATGCCTCTGCCAGGTGATGAAGATCTGGGCAATTCGATAGTAGAGGCAAAATCCGAGCATGATGAATTTGCTAAAAAGAAGAGGGAGGTGAGCTCCTTCCCGTTTCATTATACAAGTCTCTTGTACTTCtgtctttatttatttatttgcacATTCATGCACTTTGTGTAATGTCGCCATCCCCCTTCTATTTCAAAGTTGGAGAAGCAAGAGAAGAAATACCACGACGAGCTGAAGATGGAAATTGAGGGAACCACTTTCTCTAATTTGTCGAATAAGAAGGCTGATAGTGCACCTGATGTTGCTGACGAAGATGAGACCCAGGCAGCTGTTGAACAAGCTGAAAAGGATGCTGATGACATTGCCAAGTCTGTCGTTTCCAGGAAGAAGAGAGGCCTTATGGAAGCAATGAAGGTACATCTCCTTGTACTATGGCACTATAGCTACTACTCTTTACTTGCAGTACTGTATTGTTTTGCTTGTTTACAGTTTAGTCTTTTCGAACGAGATCTCATTTGTTCCCTTTGTCAAACTTTATTCAAAATTTTAATGCCTGGTTCTGTGGATTTAAACGAGAAAAGTCTTCATACCGATACAGTGGATTATTAGGATTAGCCAATGGATTGAGGTTGATGGCTGATGAGACCACACCACTTACGTCGTTTGTACAGCATCTTTATCCGCCTCGTAAATTATTTTTACCCATAGGCTTGTCTTTGCTATTTCTCTACCCGTGCATTACTTGTCGGTTCATTGCTGGATAGTAAGTATATATAATACTTATTACCACCTAGTCATCTTATAGAGTGGCTCTTTTTACCATGGGCGTATGGTGACCCATCTTGCCACGGCTTAGCGAGTCCTTCTGCACATTTTTTCTTTGGTGATTCTTGGTCATGTTTGTAGTGCCACAAAATCAATCCTTGATGCATACAAATGCTCAGCTGGATCCTTAATTTTTCTGATACGAATGCTGCTTATGTTGCTAATACCTGCCAATTCCGGATGACATTTTTGAGATTTATAACTAACCCGGTACTGTTTGTGACCTTGCAGATTAGCAATGATAGGAAGAAGAGCAAAGTCGAGCTGCTCAAGCAAAGGAAGAAGGCGGCTGAGTCCAGCGCTTCTGCTAAACGTCGTTGATGTACCGAATTCATCAGGCGGCCGCATACTATGTTGTAGTATCCGTTTTGATGATACGCTTTTACTAGTCCTTGTGGTGGTATTTATGTTGTTTTTGCATTGACTGGATGTACTCAGATACTTGAATGGAAAATTTTGATCTGTTTTAATCGATCATCATTGTGCTCTGCTCACCCTGGTTGATTGTGACCAAATGCGGATTTGTTTCCTTGATCGAAGACTGGACTGAGAACGTTTCTTCATATCCTGATGTCCATAGGGTAACTGTTCCCCTGGCGTGAAAGCAATATGCTCTGTTATTCTGCTAGAGTAATACCAAGTTGTCAGTTATTGAGTAGAGAGGCATCTTGATTTGGATTTCAGATAGAACCTCTCTCTCATAGCTTCATATCTAAATTGCGCAATGTGTGCCAAAAACGTGTGTTTTGATTTGATGTGACCCAAACCTCGCGTCAAATGGAAGTAGTATATATAAGCAAGAGAAAATCAGATGAAAATATTGCATGGCCTTAGTTTTTCCATTTTCTAAATACGCGCATTGCTACAAATACAGTACAGTTTCCACGTTAGACGATCCAGAATCCTTTAAACTTGAGACAATTCAGTTCAGACAGTTTTTACGAAAAAACTTTAGACAAATCatttcaaacatttttttaatcaaagtttTTTGAAACCTGAGAGAATTCagactttttttttttgaaccgTAGCCAATTCAGAGTCTGAGCCGAGGTGGAAGGGGATAGCTAGCGGGCGGTTCCACAGCCATCGCATTCAACCTGATCGTCTTTTCCCTCCGTCCGCGCCCACCCGCCATGTCCGTCTCCGCCTTCGTCTCCCTGgaccccgccgccgcccaccgccaGCTCCTCCCCGCCGCGCGCCCCCGCCCGCCGGCGCCGCGCCTACGCCGGCTGGTGGTGCTCAGGGCCGCCTCCGTCTCTGCCGTCGCGGAGGAGTCCGCGGCCGCGCGGGGGCGGCTCGAGTGTCTCAGCCAGGTCGCCGGCGTGCTCGGCACGCAGTGGGGCGACGAGGGAAAGGGCAAGCTCGTCGACATCCTCGCCCAACGCTTCGACGTCGTCGCCCGCTGCCAGGTCTCCCACTCTCTGTCTCGCGCGCGCTCTCGCTGCTGCTTACTGCCTGCGTTTGTCTTGTCCGGATGGTGTTCGACCAATTTCTCCACACTTCTCCATTCAAACGCTATCAGAGATCGCTCAACGCCTTCGCTTGTCCGGCGAACTGTGCAAACGGTGCGATCAGAAATGGGACCACGCAACCTCGACTTTGTGAAAAAAATGTTGTAAATTCCAAAGTTCCGTTGCTAAGCACTGTGAATGTCGACTGAGTTCTGTTCTTTTACAGTGGTTTTGTTTCCGACATCGTAGCTCGTTGAGTTCACTTAACCGACTGTTCCTTCTGCACGATTGTAGCCAGTTAGCTTAATTTGACTGCATTGCCTGGACTTTGTGCAATAGGAGTTATTATACCCGTTTTACATTTCTAACGTGTTAGGGTGTTGTTTTCTGTTACTTTTTAGGGAGGAGCTAATGCTGGGCACACCATATATAATTCCGAGGGGAAGAAGTTCTCGCTGCACCTCGTTCCGTCGGGGATCCTCAATGAGAACACGCAGTGTGTGATTGGTAACGGGGCGGTGGTTCACCTCCCTGGGTTCTTCAAAGAAATCGACGGGCTGGAGTCCAATGGAGTCTCATGCAAGGGGAGAATTCTGGTATCAGACCGCGCCCATCTTCTGTTTGATTTTCATCAAGTCGTCGATGGACTTCGAGAGGTGGAGCTCGGGAATTCCTTCATAGGAACAACAAAGAGGGGGATCGGACCGTGCTACTCGAACAAAGTCATAAGGAACGGTCTCAGAGTCTCTGATCTGCGGCATATGGACACCTTTGGTGCCAAGCTTAACACCCTGCTCAAAGACGCAGCGATGCGCTTCAAAGGGTTTGAATATAGCAGCAAGACCCTCAAGGAGGAGGTCGAGAAGTACGAAAAGTTTGCGGAGCGTCTGGGACCTTACATTACCGACACCGTGCATTTCATGAACGAGTCGATCTTGCAGAAGAAGAAAATATTGGTTGAAGGTGGTCAGGCTACCATGTTAGACATTGACTTTGGTACATATCCATTTGTTACTTCCTCAAGTCCTTCAGCGGGAGGAATCTGTACTGGTCTCGGCATTGCTCCAAGAACCCTCGGCGATATCATTGGAGTGGTGGGCTCAGTTGCCTCTGAACCGGTTAACATTATCTTCATCCTTCCTTTCCAAAACCTAACATAACATATTTCTACGTGCAGGTAAAAGCTTACACAACCAGGGTTGGATCTGGCCCATTCCCAACGGAGCTGTTGGGCAAGACCGGCGATTTGCTCCGTGCATCTGGAATGGAGTTTGGGACCACAACAGGTCGGCCCAGGCGCTGTGGCTGGCTCGATATAGTCGCGCTCAGATACTGCTGCCAAATCAATGGCTTCTCATCCCTAAACCTGACAAAACTCGACGTGCTGACCGGGCTGAAGGAGATCAAGCTGGGCACTTCATATTGCACCGAAGATGGCAAAGCGATCGAATCGTTCCCGGCAGACCTCGACATCTTGGAGCAAACGAAGGTAACGAAGAAACGAAGAACATCTTGTGATGCTCTCGTGTGATTCGCTTGGCTTGACGGTGGTCTGTGCTGGTGTAGGTCAAATACGAGGCGCTGCCTGGGTGGGAGGAGGACATTTCCTCGGTGCGGGACTACGACGATCTCCCGGAGACCGCTCGTCTGTACGTGGAGAGGATAGAAGAGTTGGTTGGTATTCCTGTCCATTACATCGGTGTTGGACCTGGCCGGGATGCCCTTATATACAAATAGAGGATTTTTTCAGACATGTCTCTTATTATTTATAAAAGATCCGCATTTGGGCAATGGTTCGATTCAATTGCGTTCTTTACTGCTTTTGATGAAGACATTTGCTGGCTGGAGTTAGGATTCCGACATCCTCAATGAAGCTCAGCTCTAACGTTGTACTACAATGGAGACACACAACCCAGTGTTGTACATTGCGGCCACGAAGACTAAGGATTAATCTGGGTTGCTCAAACTGTGCTGTTAAAAACACATCACATTAGTGCAGAGTTTGAAAACCACGTTAAATCTCATCAGAAATGTGTAGTAGATAGAATCGCAACCACTCATTAAACGGCAGCAGAGACAATAGCTTGTTGAACCGTCGTAGAAGGATCGACGGGGACACAACTAGGCAAGAGAGGTGGTTAGAAATTAGCATAAGTTTAGCGTACAAAACAGgtcggaataggtcaaaactgcgagttttgacgagttccccgtaaccggaccctgtgtgttcccgaaacgttcggatcgtatcgggacccaaaatcaataagtaatagcatacaaaactggcaggaaaaggcaaaaactgtgagttttaacgagttaCCTGTAACCGGACTccgtggttcccgaaacgttcggatcccaccggacccaaaatcagtgactaatagcgtacaaaattgGACGAAATAgaccaaaagtgcgagttttgacgagttccctgtaaccggaccccggggttcccgaaacgttcagatcacacgatgacccaaaatcagtgagtaataacatacaaaactggacgaaataggccaaaaccgtgagttttgacgagtttccataaccggaccccggggttcccgaaacgttcggatcgcagcacgacccaaaatctgtgactaatagcatacaaaactggccggaatatgccaaaactgtgagttttgatgagttccccgtaaccggaccccggggttcccgaaacgttcgaatcccAGCACACcccaaatcaatgactaatagcatacaaaactgaccgaaataggccaaaactacgagttttgacgagtttcccgtaaccggaccctaggatccgcgaaacgttcggatcccatcacaaacccaaaatcagtgagcaatagcatacaaaacttaccggaataggtcaaaactgcgagttttgacgagttccccgtaaccggaccccaggggttcccgaaacgttcggatcaatcaggacccaaaatgagtcacAAATACCATACAAAATTGGTCGGAATATgctaaaactacgagttttgacgagttcccagtaaccggaccccgaggttcccgaaacgttcgtatcgtagtgcgacccaaaatcagtgagtaatagcatacaaaaccggacggaaaatgccaaaactgcgagttttgaagcgttccccgtaaccggaccctgggttcCCGAATCGTTCGGATCCGAGCGGACCtataatcagtgactaatagcatacaaaactggccgaagtaggccaaaactccgagttttgatgagttatcCGTAACCGGAACTCGAGgtccccgaaacgttcggatcgaagcggGACTCAAAATtagagagtaatagcatacaaactggccgaaataggccaaaactatgagttttgacgagttcccgtaaccggatcccggggttcccaaaaagtttggatccgagcacacccaaaatcaatgactaatgtcgtgggtataagcctgacagtagatgtgtagggtacgaaaaggatgggcagagccttagctacggcgaggttgtatgagttcaggcccctctgcggtggaggtaatagccctacgtctcaatgctcagggagcttgttgtcgagtggaaatatggaatacaatgagttgctaacccctgcaccagagggggagggtggcttatatagagtgcgctgtcctccacaacggttccggtacaggggtggagtagtggcgattgaatgcgtatgttaccggtaacgtacgtcctaaatgctaataaatgcacagggaaacgtacgaccgtttccctccaggggggttacgatgtcccgagtggcatccagtcggttagttggatgttctccgaatgctagtctccgactggatggtcgaggacctgttgccgactggatgatggggactccttaattcagtcggaactgactaagggtcttgtcccttatgaggggtagtccttgggtaggacttacagggcaggcctacgaccctatcctaggactataaccccatcattagtccccgaatggattggggttggaacgacgaagcggtgcttgaagtttggatccgactggaacggatgtgactttggcgttgtctgcctcgatccattttatcttctctgaccaacgatccgagtggaaatctttgtggaacaaactgtcggaaaccgagtgctcccagggtatctcttgacgcgaccagtcaactgacagcagcggattttccgggatcctcaaatttcggtttccgcgcgctcagcggggatgatgccagcgcgctcgagtagcgcgtgatgcctcgattctcgcaccttcaacttctccactgatatcgccgcggtcggtcgggggataagatttcggggctacctgccagcggcccagtcggaaccttatttaaatcccagcggcgagggtttttcgttacgcccgtcggatcttttgcctttgcttcgtcctcctcgccgtctccagCGCACCTAATCTTGCctctgcttcgtcctcctcgccgcctccggcGCACCCaacctctccactcctccttcccctcttcGGATTtgcaacttccgccatgaccaagggtcagaccagcaagatggaggcgaggaagaagaaggggaaggcggcgctcTTGCTCAGCGGCGGCAACGGCCGTTgctggcggggtggattcaaggcgacttcctcccctccacggtgacggagggggatctgctgcagctggtggaagaCGGGATGATCGTACACAAgttttggaggctgccggcggagagtgaggtcgagccggcatcccgggagggggagcgcgtcctgttgcttagccatgtctatcgaggtttctctctgcccccgcatcctttgttcaagggcattatgaaccacttcggggcacagcttcaccacttccctccgaatgctatTGCTCATCtttctgctttcatagttatgtgcgagtgcttcatcggctgccctccccaatgggggttgttcaaacatatattctctgctagatctcaaactatcaaatgactcagtcagtcggatgataaaacgcatcttctccaactctgcggaggcttaggtttccagaaaaagagtcggagtagttatcctgctcttcagctgagtgagtcggttaggaactggcagtcgacgtggttctactgccaagacgtcgcctgcccgaatgcctcgacaCGGTTGCCTCCTTTCAGCTTAGATCGTCccactccacctaagcagctcgcgctcacgaaggcggagaagatcgacatccagcccctggttGACGCACTCGTtgacgtcgtcagaaggggagtcaccggcatggatttcctggagactttccttggtcggcgcattcaaccactgcaggctcgcgaccacgccatgtggcattacgcggggcccgaagactccactcagaccaacgtcttgagcgtgaccgaggagaaggtggcgtcatgggtgctccagatcacaggcgcctgcgagaaccccagagggtctcggcgagtgagggctttcagcgcggacaatcctcctccgaaccaggtgaataccatttgtcgagtgcacgtatctgttttagttttatcgctttcttgaatctctgcctgtcgtctgatgtcgccgactgaatcttatgcagaagtggaccaactggttttctcccgtctcgaacgggaacccggccgaggaggaggaggaaggcagccaggaaggcagcgtggagagcgctgagtatgtctccgacagcggggaatcagaggaagagactagcgaggaagaggaggaagacgaagagcaggattcGCCGCCTCCGgaattagagcatcggaccaagcgccgacacgagcctgccgttccctcggtccctccagcatcttcgagtgctccgcccactgccccggtggtcccgagtgctcggagcaccaagagggccagggatgctgccgctgagcctgcgggtcagtcttccaaggcggccaaaccgagtgggcccaagcctcggaaggctctgccgcggatgagggttgctgtccccgtcacctccacgtaagtgtatcgatcttctaatttcttctgatatccgagtggactcttgtttattggtcgaatggatttcactcgacagagtcgctacttctgccacctctccggcgcgccaggaggatgaccccatggacacggaaaacgtcgtctcgtcccagccaggtgcgttgtagtgactccgagtgttttatactatcgcgtctcgaattctatcataggtcctgcctctttctttttctgagatcttgcgtcgttcggtctatctggggcgatttgcgtggacgagggtgatcaggggagagctgaacaagctgcggagcctgttcttgaggctgctccgcctgttgctgctctcgccgctgacgtgccgccgactgaggcgctgctggtggttgaagagccgactggagcggaccttgggatgccttaggaacttccgacgatgccaggctcgtcgaatgtcgagttcaacatccaacatctcccggaggagcaggtgggagcggccaagggagccatggtgcaggcggagctgatggctggagaagccaagagggcctacgactccgtcgcatccttgtaccagcggagcttggagctgcgggatgatatccgagtaagtgggctagtaagtatttatttttctcttgtaacccactgggtgtttttggatagcatctgttgtttgcaatgggttcactctgagtgaacccagtgggtgtagtccccaagacttctgtcgagtgcttgcaccggcagttgtctttatacatattgtctttgctttggtcaggtctgtaaataatatgaccgactgcgagcagttgtggcactcggagtgcacttactgtaagagtccccgagagtaatttgtactcaggtcgggtagtattggcctcgtaggcgtaggtggtaacatgcatctcaatagggcgggcctgcttgagttgcatgccagtggggtcactcttagtgaacccactgggtgtagtccccaagaccgctgtcgactgcttgcgtcggcaggggtctgaagaacttagacttttattgttgaattttctgattgtcccttggtgttggctgccagaaaacttgtgaaatggggacatcatatgagactctgagggcggagaagattcagtttgctggtgagcgggatgcggcactgcttgcaatggatggtatgaaggtggttctggcggagcgagagaagtcgttggaggaggcttgtgaagcgaacaaagtgctgactgaggaagttgagaagatggggaaacaaaggactgctctgatgggacaaatggacgtgctgaacaaacggtgcagagcgcaggagaaatacgtcagtgactgggctcaacagatgatgacgcgtctggctggtaagtcctgctttttccgagtggttgtggtaTGTGAGTCACACTCAAcgtttattgtttgcttgtcctgctgttgcagatttttgcattgacgctgaagccgaagcagctgatgtggaacgatcgattcgcgagaacgttccactcggcgaggacgccaatcgagatctgctccaagcgcatatccgcgtgggcaaagttggccctttcatcggtcgactgaaggaagtcgtcggccggatcgacaaggagctttggcctgaggatgagtcgcggcaggagatggaaaacttgctgagtcgattggaggaggtccccgaccgagtgcagtcatggaagaaatctgcggctcgttgtggtgcagatgttgctctgtccttggtccgagttcattgcaaggaggtgcgcgaggagaagctgaaaacgttgaaggtcgccaacacgaagaaacttcaatttgaagacttcacggaaaccttccttgaaagtgccactcgcatcgccgacggaatcgacctggacaccttcgtggagccatcCATTCTTGGCGCCgatccagacgacgcgtaagaaaactttatcctcggtatgccgagtgttgatttgtaagaaactttggccactgctgttggtcgtcacattcttgtttcgatgtgggtaagcttgatcaacactcagccactatctttggttgaactttgaatcgaatcttttgctcttgtgttgcaattttgactcgagttttttgtttggtgtttcttggtgaagccaaaggcaaacattcggaacatgtcggttgtcttgacatctgcatgagcctcattgagggtccaaggaatttccgattggatctgtattgtcacggagtggatcggtaggatcgccgagtgggtcggtaggacgtactcggagg includes:
- the LOC123447303 gene encoding adenylosuccinate synthetase 2, chloroplastic, with protein sequence MSVSAFVSLDPAAAHRQLLPAARPRPPAPRLRRLVVLRAASVSAVAEESAAARGRLECLSQVAGVLGTQWGDEGKGKLVDILAQRFDVVARCQGGANAGHTIYNSEGKKFSLHLVPSGILNENTQCVIGNGAVVHLPGFFKEIDGLESNGVSCKGRILVSDRAHLLFDFHQVVDGLREVELGNSFIGTTKRGIGPCYSNKVIRNGLRVSDLRHMDTFGAKLNTLLKDAAMRFKGFEYSSKTLKEEVEKYEKFAERLGPYITDTVHFMNESILQKKKILVEGGQATMLDIDFGTYPFVTSSSPSAGGICTGLGIAPRTLGDIIGVVKAYTTRVGSGPFPTELLGKTGDLLRASGMEFGTTTGRPRRCGWLDIVALRYCCQINGFSSLNLTKLDVLTGLKEIKLGTSYCTEDGKAIESFPADLDILEQTKVKYEALPGWEEDISSVRDYDDLPETARLYVERIEELVGIPVHYIGVGPGRDALIYK
- the LOC123447302 gene encoding pescadillo homolog encodes the protein MPKHYRPAGKKKEGNAAKYITRTKAVKYLQISLAVFRKLCILKGVFPREPKKKVEGNHKTYYHMKDIAFLAHDPLIEKFREIKVHRKKVKKAYAKKNRDLADRLLNRPPTYKLDRLIIERYPSFVDALRDLDDCLTMVHLFAALPAIEGERVQVQRIHNCRRLSHEWQAYISRTNSLRKTFISVKGIYYQAEVQGQKITWLTPHALQQVLTDDVDFNVMLTFLEFYETLLGFVNFKLYHSINVNYPPILDSRLEALSAELYALSRYMSSGRLPGNPESNGFIEDKETENDKESSKTDESELRLAQLQHQLPANEPGALMHLVEESTADDTEEESVKECRTLFKDLKFYLSREVPRESLLFIIPAFGGTVSWEGEGAPFDETDQDITHQIVDRPTQSHVFLSRQYVQPQWIFDCVNILRVIPTDDYIVGRVPPPHLSPFVDNDQEGHMPDYAVTLERYKSAGQNQVMPLPGDEDLGNSIVEAKSEHDEFAKKKRELEKQEKKYHDELKMEIEGTTFSNLSNKKADSAPDVADEDETQAAVEQAEKDADDIAKSVVSRKKRGLMEAMKISNDRKKSKVELLKQRKKAAESSASAKRR